In the Pseudobacteroides sp. genome, TATATGGAATTATTGGTGATAAATCCTATGGTATATTTATGCTTTAAGAAGGCCATATATGAAAAGATTTGTTAAAAACCTTAAATATGAAAGATACAATGACTATACAATGATTGTACATATACCATGCAACTTATTGTCTGTAGACTTATAAGCAGAATTTTAATAACATATATTGGAGGATATATATATAATTACATAAAAATCAATTGATTTTTATGAGGTATTAAATGTAGTGGAATTTTATTACTAGGGGGTGCAGATTATGAAGAAATGGGAGATATTTGAGCAAAATGCAGCTGGGTATATTAGAGAGGTTTGTAAGGATAATAATTTAGGGGTAACCGTGACCCAAGGCGGAGGCGCCAATAGTAATGAGGCTGATATAATAATAAGTAAAGACGGTAACGTTGTTTTTACTGTAGAGTCAAAGCTGTCTCCTTCTCAAGGCGGCCAGTTTGTTATAGTAAATTCAGGCAGTTCTTATACATTCTCTCCGGGTAATAAGCTTGATTGCAGTTACCAGAGTGCACAGGATATTATAGGTTATCTAAATACAAACTACGGAAAGTTTAATAATGTGGTACAGTCTGCTATAAACATAGAGTGTCTCAGCAGCACCCTGATAAGTTGGGTTATAAATCATTACAAGGCAAAAGAAAGTAAATTTGTTATAACATCTACAAAACCTGATGGTAATATGATACTTATACCTATCGATAGTCTGGGAATATATTTTGAAGTAACTGCTTGTCTTAGAAGGAAAAAAAGCGGGTCAGCCCATCTGCCTAAAATGGAATTCGGAAGGGCAGAAAGAGAACTCAAGGATTATTTAAAAAGAATTGGAAATGGCGTCCGAGAATTCAAAATGGAAGGCAATAAGGCGGTTTTAACATTAAAGAACCCTGTAGATCTTGCCAAAAGTCAGTGCTACTTGGGTCCTGATCTTTTCTTGTCTAAACAGAGCTCAACGAGATATTATATTAAGAAGAGAAGTGGTACCAACAATGAGACAGTAGTTTTCTCGCTAAGATATACCGGAGAAGACAGAGAGCAAGGTAAAGAGCTTCTAGTAGTAGAAATAAGGAACAGACTAAGTGAGATGGATCAGATAGGGAGGATATAAAAAAGTGGGAAGTGGTATATGTGGGAAGTTCGGAGTTAATGTCAGGAAGTACAGGAATGAAAAGGGCTTTTCCCAGGAGAAACTGGCAGAAATAACAGGGCTTCACAGAACATATATTTCTGATGTTGAAAGAGGCACTCGGAGCATATCTTTAGATAATATTGAAAAACTGGCAAATGCTTTAGAGATTCAAGTGTACAAGCTTTTTGTATTTGAAAACATCTGATGTTGTTTGCCAGTTCTAAGAAAAAATAACATTTATGAACTCAGCATCTAGGGAATTATGTCTTCGTGGTTTTTAACAAAGTCCCTCAGCCCATCAAGTTGTACAACGTTTTTTAATATAGACTTGAGAACCGGAATTGCAACGCTGTTTCCAAACTGCTTATAGGCCTGCCCATCAGAAACGGGAATTATAAAGTCGGCTGGGAAGCCTTGAACAAGGCAGCATTCTCGTGGTGCAAGCTTGCGTACCCTGCCGTTTATCAGATACGCCCCTGTTTTTGCAGCTGCACCTCCGCCGTGGGCAGATAAAGTCACTGCATGACCATATGGGCTGTAAATTCTTTCGCCTTGCCCGCCCTTGTTGATTGTTCCTATCCGTAAGGGTTTTGCTGCATGGTTTTGCTCCAAATTGTAATATAAAACCATATCATTTCTGTCAATCACATATTTGTCGGTTTCATTATCAGGAAGAAGTATGTCACATAAATAAGTATAGCTGCCCGATGGTTCAGGAAACTGGTAATAATCTACACCTAGATCTTTTCTGAAACACAGCATGTATACCCTTTCTCTAAATTGAGGAACGCTGTAGTGGCCTGCGTTGAGAACCTTGTAAAAGACATTGTAACCAAGGTCATTGAGTATATCCAGCATATGTTTAAAGGTTTTTCCGCTGTCATGGCGGACAAGGTTTTTCACATTCTCAAGAAATAGCATCAAGGGCTTGTGATATTCAGTTATCCGGGCTATTTCAAAAAACAGGGTACCCCTTGTATCCTCAAAGCCTCTCTGCTTCCCGCTTATACTGAATGCCTGGCAAGGAAAGCCTCCGCACAGTATGTCATGGGAGGGTATCTCATGGCTCTTAATAAGGGTGATATCTCCGAAAGGCTTTTCACCATAATTAGCTTCATATGTAATACAGGCTTGTTCATCTATTTCTGAGGAAAACACGCACTTTCCTCCATAATACTCAAGGGCTTGCCTGAACCCTCCAATACCCGCAAACAGATCTATAAATTTTAAATCGTTAAACTTTTTCATTATTGTTCTCCACGTATATTATATAAATTGGATTGAAAGTCAACTGTATAATAATATCCATTATACATTATAGCCATAGAAGTTACGATATCAATTTCTGCACATCAGGTATTGATTTTATTTTAATATAGTAGTTAAATATAGGTAGCAAAGAAATAATGGGTTGAACTGTAATTTATAGGAGAAATAGAATGGCAAAAAGGTATATATTTTTACTTATTATTTTAGTACTATCTGTAATAAGTA is a window encoding:
- a CDS encoding helix-turn-helix transcriptional regulator, yielding MGSGICGKFGVNVRKYRNEKGFSQEKLAEITGLHRTYISDVERGTRSISLDNIEKLANALEIQVYKLFVFENI
- the dcm gene encoding DNA (cytosine-5-)-methyltransferase translates to MKKFNDLKFIDLFAGIGGFRQALEYYGGKCVFSSEIDEQACITYEANYGEKPFGDITLIKSHEIPSHDILCGGFPCQAFSISGKQRGFEDTRGTLFFEIARITEYHKPLMLFLENVKNLVRHDSGKTFKHMLDILNDLGYNVFYKVLNAGHYSVPQFRERVYMLCFRKDLGVDYYQFPEPSGSYTYLCDILLPDNETDKYVIDRNDMVLYYNLEQNHAAKPLRIGTINKGGQGERIYSPYGHAVTLSAHGGGAAAKTGAYLINGRVRKLAPRECCLVQGFPADFIIPVSDGQAYKQFGNSVAIPVLKSILKNVVQLDGLRDFVKNHEDIIP